Genomic window (Helianthus annuus cultivar XRQ/B chromosome 3, HanXRQr2.0-SUNRISE, whole genome shotgun sequence):
AGCGTGATCAAGCAAGCTCATAACATAACCAAAGTTTAAGGGGGTtatgttagaaatattattattattattgttaaactTTAGTTATGTAATTTAATTATTAGAACCGATAAGTTATGTACTCGTTATTAGAACCGTTAAGATAGGATGATATGCGGATCGACGATAAGCGGGTGATCAAGCAGTTACCCGCCAAAAGTAACCGCCAAAATCTGTATGTTTAAATAATGTTTGCCGGGAACAATACCGGACCATCAAGACAATTTCTGTTACACAAATTGTCCACCCCTGTTAATCTTTCTTTCGATCCATAATTTTTTCTGCATTAACCATGTCTGCAACTCTAAACCATGTATCCGCTGCACATGGAAGTTCATATGATCAAGTTAATCTTGATCAGAATTTCCAACAGAGAACTctttgttgagtgcccttgtcaTCATGTAGGTAGCTTAGCCCTATTGCAGCATCAAGGCATGCCTTGAGACGTTGGATCCACATGAAAGTAGTGGAACGTAAATGACGATCAAGGCTTCCATTAGATGCATGCTCATAAATAAGGATCTTTTCACCATCCTCGTCACAAAATCCCAGTAGAGAGATTAGATTTTCATGCGTGTAACGAGAAAGCATCATGATTTCTCTCCAGAACTCGGAGTTCCCTTGACCAAATTTGTTATCTAGACGCTTAAAAGCAACCATGCTTGAAAGTTCTCCTTGGTAAACCTTCCCAAAACCACCGGTTCCGATGACTTTTTTGTCATCAAAGTTGTCAGTGGCTGATTTGATCTCTTGAAGATGGATTCTAAGATGTTGAAACTCCTCCAAGAAAGCATCCATTATTGTTGTTTGTTGGGATAACAAATAATGAGAAAACTGAATTAAATATCTAAAGCAATTGCAGATGCAGTACTTGAATGGTGATGCTATTAATACCTCAAGTGGAATTGAGAAAGAACCAACAAAAAGGTGTCGCTGTGATGGTGACCGTACGGGCGTACGGTGGAATCCATGTTGATATAACTTATTTACTGGAAACCAGCCGAGTCGGTCCAAAAGCTACATGACCTGCGAGTGGTTCCTTTTGGTTTTTCTGGCCGAGTAGACTTTTCTGCCCAATAGTCAGCATATAATCCTTCATAGACTCGATACCAAATTTGTTGATGGTTTATTTAGTCTTAGTATTTCACTGGCCCAACAGGCTGTTTTTTATTGGGTCTCCCTTGACAATCTGGTTCTAGTCTAGCTAGAGgtgaaccaaaaaaaaaaaaaacccggtCCGGGGACCGAAACCGCCCAAACCGGTTCTGGTTTGGAACTGGTACAAGCTAAACCCGTTCGGTTTGTAATGCAAACCGTAGGTTTCACACCAGTCCCCCTCCCTCGCATCAAAAACCAACTGAGCCAGTTTTTACACAAACCGACCACCAAACCGATAAAAACCGATCAGTTTTATataaaagtataattttattataaaaacattatataaaaatTTTTTACAAAGCGGTTTCTACACATACACATTAATGAAAATTAATAAAAGCTCaattttatataatatttttttaaatgtgcGTGCACAACTGGTTTACTTCGAATCTGAAGAAAAAAAGATTAAAACATACTGAGAATAGTGGAGAATTTAGAATGGACAAGCTGCACCAAAACAGAAACAAAGTTTCATTTTAGAAACCAACTTCCGGTCAGGTGTAAGAAAGAAACCAAATAGTGTTAGTAACAGTTGTAACAAATAGTGTGTTGGTGCAGTCTCGccttcgtctaatgtcgagtccgggttgcgatgcggatctggtcaagcatgatgtcatcatgtttaatgatgacatcatgtgacatcatcaaAATACTATGATCATCAACAACAGTAAACGACAAAGTGATTTTAGAATTGAAAGTGTGAAGTAGATGCTTTGTTGTGATTGGACCCTTGGATGGTCCAATGAACATTCACCAAACAAAGGTCCAATTATATGAAGTTCACAATATGACAAAAGGCTCAAAAGGTTCATTTGAATAGTCAACATGTTGAATCGCTTATGTGGAATCAAGATGAATCGCTTATTTGACATTATGTCGGATCGCTTTTACGGCATCAATATGGATCGCTTATTCAGTTATTGTATGAATCGCTTTTGTGGTCTGTCACATGAGCGATCctagtttagtataaataggcttgatgttcatttcatttgtaacaactttcagatctgataccgaggtattgccggtttttttccttgtaatcgaaacgttgtaaaatcaatatacaagaggatttaagtatgatacaagctgtgtacgcatccgtttccttgtttccgcctctgaaacggagttgagctcttccgaacgactcgtttaggtcgaaatccgaTCCTACATAGTGTTTTCCAGTAGTGGCAGTTTTTATAAAAAGCCACTGGCAATCAATAATATTATTTCTTATCAAAGATACATCTTCACTATATTAATTAGGAACCATTTTCAAAGAAGAAATTACAATTCCTGCTTTATATTCTTTTAAAAAGTCTGGGTCCTTAAGAGCACATGTTATTGATGTCAATCTGTCATCCTTTTCGCAGAGtgacgtatatatatatatttatatttcgTATATGATTGAGCCATGAAactttttttgatttgattatacAAGCTTCTGTATATAGTTTACTTAAGGGACCTGATTCAAACCGAGTGATCTGTTTGATAATAGCTTACTAAAAGCAGATTTTAGACTTGGAGCAGTCATGTTTTCTTCTTAGCTAGTTCAAAGGAAAGATATTAACTACCCAAGTTAGATTGTAGTATGCTATCCTTTGGTAGTAGTTGACTCATTCTATGGTGATGATAAATTGAAAGCTACATATCTATGTTCAAATGAGCATGATCCTTGCCTGTTCAAAAAGAAGACTGGATATGATATAACATATTGAATTTGTACTTATTTATTCAGTTCATTCGAGGCAAGATGGCATGGACAGAGGGAGCTACATATCATCTGTTAAATATCTCACCAGCTACTCAACAACTAAATATTTACAGGTGCTTTCCTGTTTTTGTTCATTCATAATGTTTGCCATAAAAGAATTCAAACACCATAGAATTGAACTTAGAGCTATTAAATTGGCCACCAACAACTTTGATGACAAAAACTACGTCGGGAAAGGTGGATTCGGGAAGGTGTACAAAGGAGAACTTGTCCATTCAGAGGTGCGGACCATGGTTGCTATAAAACGCTTAGATCGTGCATTTGGTCAAGGTGACACGGAGTTTTGGAAGGAGATCATGATGCTTTCCCTTTACAAACATGAAAATATTATTCCTCTCGTAGGTTTTTGTGATGAGAATGATGAGAAAATAATAGTGTACGAGTATGCATCCAACAAGAGTCTCGACTTGTACCTAAGCAACACTAATCTCACATGGATTCAACGCCTCAAGATATGTGTAGGGGCTGCTCGTGGGTTAGAGTACCTACATAATCTGAAGGGCACACAACATAGAATATTACATCGTGATATTAAGAGCTCCAACATCTTGTTGGATGAAAACTGGAAAGCCAAGATTTCAGATTTTGGTCTTTCCAAGCTTGGCCCCGCAAACCAAGAATACACATTTCTTGTGTCCCACGCAGTGGGCACTGTTGGATATTGTGATCCTCTATATGCAGAGTCGGGATTTTTGACAAAAGAATCAGATGTCTACTCTTTTGGTGTTGTGTTATTTGAAGTCCTGTGTGGGAGGTTGTGCATGAGTTACAAAGATAAGCATCAGCCCCTTGTGGGGCTGGCACGGCAAAGCTTTGAACAAAACAGACTCGATGAAATTATTTTTGATCATATAAAGGAACAAATAAATTTAGAGTCATTAAAAGTGTTTGCATCAATAGCATATAAATGTTTAAAAAGAGATCGTGAAGAACGACCAACAATGACCCAGATCGTGAAAGAGCTTGAAATTGCACTTGAAGCCCAGGTATGGTTTCTTACTTCTTTTATGTTTATTTTCCTACATCAATAACCAACAATTCCACACTTATATCTTCAGCAATCTGATAACTCTTAGCAGCGGAAGATTATCACTTGTCTGATAATCATTAACATCCGAACTGGATCTATTAGGTTTGGAAGTGAATTCCATATTAACCTTGATCATGAACACGATAATAAACGCACACACAAAACAGAACGGAAATAAACTGAAATGGATATTGTGAAAATATCTTGGTGTCGGCAAAGGTTGCCAGCAAATGTCTATTTATACACGAAGAGGTGTCGGTTGATATGGTGGTTATTCTTTGACGGGAATAACTGCCGGTTTGAACCGTTATTCATCAACCGTTATACCTCTTCTCTTATTTGCTACATATATACATAACATAAGTTTAATTATCCTAAGTACATTAAAACACATAATTAAGTTTATAAtctaatacactcccctaaaCTTAATTATGTTTAGAAGCATGTATGAGGACACTCCGGGTCGTTTTGCCTGCATCTTCTTCATCCCTTCCCAGCCTTGTGTTCCTCTCCGTTTGATCCGCAATAGTGCCTTGGATTTCATCATCTTGACTTCAGATTTTTTCAGATCCATCACCTTCTTCACTATCTCTTTCTCATACACTCTTGTCTGAGTATATTTAAACTTATAGTAATAAACTAAAACATTTAAATACGTTGCATACATCATCCTCATAAATTCCCATTTCATTACTAATCGTCCTTCTGTCGTGTAAAATCCTTCTTCTGTCACTAAAGCCTTCCTTTCTTTGTCGCTAAAGTGTATCACTGAGTCTGTATTTCTTTTCTGTCGATGCATGAATACATTCTCTAAAACAGAGTGTAGGTCCCTATTTCGGGATCAAAACCGTGATTTTCGTGATTATGTTCAAAGACGGAAGAgattagagatgataaacaaacaactttgtattaatccggtagtaaaacattacaagtcggcccgattacatgataaccgaactaataccaaaggagtatacattcGGGGAGAGatcaagtggtgatctctcccagACACACACACTGAAGCTCACAGGGAACTCTCAAATGAGCTCCCCTATTCTCTCTTAGtcttgcaaatgacaaagtgttggtatttatacccaacacaggttgtatggtcgaaggatctaactgactgatcgatagatcatctgtcgatcatccagctatcgaaagatacacatatacctcgaaggatgacatatccttcgaggtccatcttcatctatcgatggatatctttcgagctcatcgaaggatatacacaatccttcgatgccttatccttcgacaccaaacattatacaaccataatttgtctagcaaaACCCACACGGTCAAccaaataaccctctcgtttgaccacttcaaacgagcgggtctatacacgtttgtttgaccgtttcactaactattacaaattcagcgtacaataataactaatctattcgacaagcatcggacacaaaatctgcatcaacaaattcccccttgtccgttgctgtcgaatgctgaaaatgcaactgcaatcgatcttcagtcaagtattcatcttctctgttgttaacaaattcccccttgaccgatgatccaggtaagtagtatcttgatgctccgtgtataatatttccccctcaaagtacgcgtatccgtgttgagtgttgtgcaatttcctcaaaaggctcaattgaccgatcttccgctgatcttccaatactccaaccggcatttgataagggttccattctttaacaactgcatcaagtcttgatcttcaagcatactacattgatagagatttctggtgaactgtcttctgtaaaccgtctttgtggaatcgaccaagtaatgcactttaatcttcagcatcaacactcaggaaagtcagctagaccaagtgtatcccttgcaagctcaaccaaacggcacgcttagttgaactacatccagatctcattgtctcgcctttgtgaagttgaccacgtaatgcactacggatcttcagcatcagtactcaggaagtcagcttgacca
Coding sequences:
- the LOC110932241 gene encoding probable receptor-like protein kinase At1g30570 yields the protein MDAFLEEFQHLRIHLQEIKSATDNFDDKKVIGTGGFGKVYQGELSSMVAFKRLDNKFGQGNSEFWREIMMLSRYTHENLISLLGFCDEDGEKILIYEHASNGSLDRHLRSTTFMWIQRLKACLDAAIGLSYLHDDKGTQQRVLCWKF
- the LOC110932242 gene encoding receptor-like protein kinase HERK 1, whose product is MFAIKEFKHHRIELRAIKLATNNFDDKNYVGKGGFGKVYKGELVHSEVRTMVAIKRLDRAFGQGDTEFWKEIMMLSLYKHENIIPLVGFCDENDEKIIVYEYASNKSLDLYLSNTNLTWIQRLKICVGAARGLEYLHNLKGTQHRILHRDIKSSNILLDENWKAKISDFGLSKLGPANQEYTFLVSHAVGTVGYCDPLYAESGFLTKESDVYSFGVVLFEVLCGRLCMSYKDKHQPLVGLARQSFEQNRLDEIIFDHIKEQINLESLKVFASIAYKCLKRDREERPTMTQIVKELEIALEAQVWK